Below is a window of Nocardia asteroides DNA.
AGCGCGACAGCGAATTCGGCGGACGCCGGGGTAGCTCGGCCGGCGGGTTCCAGCGCGACAGCGAGTCCGGCGGTCGTCGCGGTACCTCCGCCGGTGGCTTCCAGCGTGACGGCGCGGGTCGCCGTGGCACCGGCTCCGGCGGCTACCAGCGCACCGACGACGAGCGTGGCTACCCCCGCGGCACCGGCACCGGTGGTCAGCGCGGCGGCGCGCCCCGCGCGGGCGGTACCGCTCGCCCGGCCACCTCGCAGGCGCCCGCCCGGAAGACCAAGACGGCCAAGCCGCAGCGCAAGGTCGTCGCGCCGACGATCCTGAACAACGCCAAGCCGGCCCGGCACCAGAACGCCGAGAACACCGAGGGCCCGGCGAAGCTGCCCTGGGGTGAGGGCGAACGCCTGCAGAAGGTGCTCGCCAAGGCGGGTGTGGCCTCGCGCCGCGCCGCCGAGGAGATGATCGCCGCCGGTCGCGTCGAGGTCGACGGCCGGATCGTGCGCGAGCAGGGCCTGCGGGTGGATCCGGAGAACGCGGTCGTGCGCGTCGACGGCACCCGCGTGGTGGTCCGCGACGAACTGGTCCACCTGGTGCTGAACAAGCCCAAGGGCTGGCAGTCCACCATGTCCGACGACCTGGGCCGACCCTGCGTCGGCGACATCGTCGCCGAGCGGATCGCCGCCGGTCAGCGCCTGTTCCACGTGGGGCGTCTGGACGCCGACACCGAGGGGCTGCTGCTGCTCACCAACGACGGCGAGATGGCGCACCGCCTGATGCACCCGTCGTTCGAGGTGCCCAAGACCTACCTGGCCACCGTGCAGGGCGAGGTGAACTACCGGCTGATCGGCAAGCGCCTGCGCGACGGCGTCGAGCTCGAGGACGGCCCGGCCAAGGTCGACAAGTTCATGCTGCTGGAGGCGCACGAGGGCCGCTCGCTGGTCAAGCTCGTGCTGCACGAGGGCCGTAAGCACATCGTGCGCAGGCTCCTCGACGAGGTCGGCCACCCGGTCATCCGGCTGGTGCGGACCCACCTCGGCCCGGTGGCGCTGGGCGACCAGCGTCCCGGCACGCTGCGCGTGCTCGGCCGTGACGAGATCGGCAAACTCTACGAGGCGGTGCAGCTGTGAACGGAGTGGATTTCTCGGTGGAGCTGGCGGGTGACCGGATGACCGGCGCGGGCACGCTCGTCGTCGCGATGGACGGTCCGTCGGGCACCGGCAAGTCCAGTGTGTCGCGCCGGCTGGCCACCCGCCTGGGTGCCCGCTACCTCGACACCGGCGCCATGTACCGGGTGGCGACCCTGCGCGTGCTGCGCGCGGGCGTCGACCTCGCCGACGCGGCCGCCATCGCCGACACCGTCGCGGCGCTGCCGCTCTCGATCGGCACCGACCCCGGCCACGAGGTGATCGAGCTCGACGGCGAGGACGTCTCGGCCGAGATCCGCGGCGACGCGGTCACCAAGGCCGTGTCCGCGGTGTCCGCCGTGGCGCAGGTGCGTGAGCAGCTCGTGTCGCTGCAGCGGGAGATCGCCGCCATGGCGGGCCGAATCGTCGTGGAGGGCCGCGACATCGGCACCGTCGTGCTCACCGGCGCCGACGCCAAGATCTACCTCACCGCCTCCGCGGAGGCCCGCGCCCAGCGGCGCAACGCCCAGAACATCCGCGAGGGCCGCGGCGACGACTACGCGGCCGTGCTGGCCGACGTGCAGCGCCGCGACACCCTCGACTCCACCCGCACGGTGTCGCCGCTGCGCCCCGCAGCCGACGCGGTGCTCGTCGACACCAGCGACCTGACGATGGACGAGACCATCGACGAGCTCTACCGCGTGGTGGCCCAGCAGCTTTCGGCCACGACAGGAGGGTCGCGATGATCGACGAAGAGGTACTGGTCGGAGACGGCACGTGGAGCGACGAAACCGATTGGGAGATCGCCGATCTCGAAGGTGAGCACGAGGACGGCGAGCATCTCGCGATGCCGACCGTCGCCGTCGTCGGCCGCCCGAACGTGGGCAAGTCGACCCTGGTGAACCGGATCCTCGGCCGCCGTGAGGCCGTCGTCGAGGACATCCCCGGCGTCACCCGCGACCGCATCTCCTACGAGGCCAGCTGGGCCGGGCGCCGATTCCTGGTGCAGGACACCGGCGGCTGGGAGCCCGACGCCAAGGGCCTGCAGCAGCATGTGGCCCGCCAGGCCGAGGTGGCGATGGAGACCGCCGACGCGATCCTGCTCGTCGTCGACGCGACCGTCGGCGCCACCGCCACCGACGAGGCGGCGGTGCGCAAGCTGCGTCGCTCCAAGATCCCGGTGATCCTGGTGGCCAACAAGGTCGACGACCAGAAGGTCGAACTCGAGGCGGCCAGCCTGTGGTCGCTGGGTCTCGGTGAGCCGCGCATGGTCTCGGCCGCGCACGGCCGCGGCACCGGCGACCTGCTCGACGACGTGCTCACCGCCCTGCCGGAGACCCCGCGCGAGGGCACCGGCGCCGCCGGGCCGCGGCGCGTGGCGCTGGTCGGCAAGCCGAACGTCGGCAAGTCGAGCCTGCTGAACAAGCTGGCCGGCGACGAGCGTTCGGTGGTCCACGATGTCGCGGGCACCACGGTCGACCCGGTCGACTCGCTCGTCGAACTCGGCGGCAAGATCTGGAAGTTCGTCGACACCGCCGGTCTGCGCCGCAAGGTGTCCAACGCCTCGGGCACCGAGTTCTACGCCTCGCTGCGCACCAAGTCGGCGCTGGAGGCCTCCGAGGTCGCGATCATGCTGATCGACGCCTCGGTGCCGATCACCGAGCAGGACCTGCGGGTGATCAGCCTGGTCGCCGACTCCGGTCGCGCGCTGGTGCTGGCGTTCAACAAGTGGGACCTGGTCGACGAGGACCGCCGCTACATGCTCGAGCGCGAGATCGACCGCGATCTGGTGCGGGTGCCGTGGGCCCAGCGCGTCAACATCTCCGCCCACACCGGGCGCGCGGTGGCCAAGCTGGTGCCGCAGATGGAGACCGCGCTCGAGTCCTGGGACAAGCGCATCTCCACCGGCCGCCTCAACACCTGGCTCAAGGAAGTCATCGCGGCCACCCCGCCGCCGATGCGCGGTGGCCGCCAGCCCCGCGTCCTGTTCGCCACCCAGGCGAGCACCCGCCCGCCGACCTTCGTGCTGTTCACCACCGGTTTCCTCGAGGCGGGCTACCGCCGCTTCCTGGAACGCCGCCTGCGCGAGGAATTCGGTTTCGACGGCTCGCCCGTGCGCATCTCGGTGCGCGTGCGCGAGAAGAAGGAACGCAAGAAGTAGATCGACCCGGCGCGGGCCCCGGAGCTGTCTGCTCCGGGGCCCGCGTTCTTTCCGTAGAACCCTGCGCGACAAGATATTCCGTCGCGCCGCCGTCTCTTACTGTTCCTCGCCGCGTTCGTCGCGACCTCGGTGCTCGCGCTGTGGCCCGGCGAACCGGCCCGGTGGCTGGCGCGCAACCGACGGTATCTCGGTCTGTCCTTCGCGATGTCGCACGGTGTCCATCTCGCGGCGATCGTCACGCTGGCCCGGACCGATCCCGAGACCTTCGACTCGCTCGCGGACGGGAGTTCGTTCGTCGGCGGGGGACTCGGCTATCTCGTCATCGCGGTCCTGACCGTGGCCTCGTTCGATCGCATCGTCGACCGGCTCGGGTCTGCCCGCTGGCAGCTGATCCAGACGGTGGGAAGCTGGTTCATCTGGGTGCTGTTCACCGTGAGCAACGGCGGCCGCATTCCCGAAAACGTCTGGTACGCGCTGCCTACCGTTGCTCTGCTCGCCGCGCTGATCGTGAAGATCGCGGCGCGAGGACGTCCGGTGCCCGCGGGGTGATCATCGGTGGAATCGCCTGGGCGGCCGCATCTGCGTGCCGCCGCGCGATCCAGGGCCGATAATCGGCTGTCATGAGTCTCATCGGAACCGTGGTCGGCTACCTGCTGACGGTGTTCATCGTGTTGCTGCTCGTCCGGATGGTGCTGGACTGGGCCGATCTGCTCGGCAAGCTGCCACCGTGGGCGGGCAAGGTGCGGTCGGTGGTGTACGCCGCCACGGAGCCGGTGCTGGCGCCCGTCCGCCGGGTCCTGCCCCCGGTGCGCCTCGGCGGATCGGCTCTGGACCTGGCCTTCACCGTGGTGTTCATCGTCGCGCTGATCCTGCGCTCGGTGGCGTTCAGTCTGTAGCCGGGTCCGGCGGGCTCAGTACGCGATCGAGTAGATGATCGACGAGTCGCGTTGCGCGAGCGGCGAAGTCGTCGTTGGTGAGCATTCCCTGGGCCAGCCCGGCGATGGCGAGCAGGATCACCTCGGCATCGGCCGTGATCACCTGGTCGTCGGCGCTCGCGCCGCGCAGCGCGCGTAGCTGGGCGGCCACCGCGTCGACGATGTAGTTCGGTGTCTCGACGGTGTCGGCCGATTCCAGATCGGGGCCGGTCAGAGTGGCCGCGTGGAAGATGCCGAGGATCACCGCGTTCTGCCTGCTCGGCTCGTCCACTGGCAGGAGGCCGAGCAGCACCGTGCGGACGATGTCGCGCGGGCCCGCGTCCGGCCCCAGCGCCGCGAGCGCCGCGTGCAGGCGCGCGCCCGAATCCGCGACGGTGGCGCGGTGAGATCGGGAAGTTCAAGAACGACAAGGCGCGCGAGGAGTATCTGCGGGCCTATCGCGCGCTGGAGCGAGAGCTGCCGGTACCGACCACGACGACCGACATCACCACGTCGTTCGGAACGACCCGGGTGCGCAAAGCCGGTCGCGGAGAAGGGGTTCCGCTCGTGCTGCTGCACTCCCTCGGCGCCAACAGCCTGGCCTGGAACCATGTGCTCGAGGACCTCGGGCGCGACCGCGTCGTCTACCTGCCCGAGATGCTCGGCGTCCCCGGGCTCAGTGTGCAGACCGCCCCGTTCACCGAGGAGAACTTCGGCACCTGGTTCGGTGACCTGCTCGACGGCCTCGGCCTGGACCGGGTGCACCTGGTCGGCTACTCCCAGGGCGGCTGGCAGGCGATGGTGATCGGCACCGAGCAGCAGCGCAGGCTGGCGAGCCTGACCGTGATCGAGCCGGGCGGCACCTTGACCAAGATCAAGTGGAGCGTGCTGTGGACGATGATCAAGGTCGGCGCCCGGCCCACCGACAAGAACCTGCGCAAGATGAACGCCTGGCTCAATCCCGGCGTCACGCTGAGCGACGCCGAATTCGCCGGTGTCAAAGCCTCGCTCGGCTACGCGCCCGCGATCGGCTTTCCGAAGATGTTCACCGACGAGCGGCTGACGACGCTCACCGTGCCGACCCTGTGGCTGTTCGGCTCGGAGTCGCTGGTCGTCGACACCGCCCTCGCCCGACAGCGGCTGCGCGCCTACGTCCCCGCTCCCGAGATCGAGGTGTTCGCCGGCGCCGGACACGGCATCTTCCACCAGATTCCGGACCTGGTCACCGCGCGGATTCTCGACTTCACCCGCCGCTACGAGCCCACCGAGGCGCGTCGCGGCGAGTGAACGACCGCATGTTCGGTCAGCGGACGCCGAACAGCGCGCCGCCGCCGAAGGCCGCGCGGTGCGAGACCGGCTGGTTGCCGTCGAGATCGGTGATGCCGTACTCGACGGCGGTCTCGGCGGTGATCAGGGTGGCGCCGCCGCGCGCGGCGACGTCGGGGTCGGTGGCCAGGGCCACGACCACGCGCCCGACGAATTCGGGGGACTCCGCGCCGGCGATGGGAAAGCCCTCGATGTCCTCGACGCCCATGGCCAGGACCTGCTCGGTGCGGACGATGCCGGGCCACAGCGACAAGGTGGTGACCCCGGTGTCGCGCAGTTCCACCGCCATATCGGCGGCCATCTTGTCCAAGCCCGCCTTCGACATGCCGTACAGCACCGAGTGCAGGTAGCCGCGGGTGCCGAAGGAGGAGATGTTGACGATCAGGCCGCTGCCGCGCGGCACCATCCGCCGTGCCGCCTCGACCGAGGCGACATAGTGCGCGCGCAACCCGACCCCGATCAACGTGTCCCAATCGTCGACCGGGCGCCGCCAGAACGGATCGCTGAAACCGGCGAAGCCGTCGGGATTGGCCCACACGTTGTTGACCAGCAGGTCCAGGCCGGCCTGCTCGGCATCGATCCGGGCGAACACCGCGGCGATCTGCGCGTCGTCACGGTGATCGCAGTGCACGGCGATGCCGGTCCCGCCGCGGGCGCTCACCTCGGCGGCGGCCGTCTCCAGCGGTCCGCCGTCCCCGGCGCTGCCCCGGCCGGTCAGGTAGACGGTCCACCCGGCGGCGCCGAGCGCCAGCGCGATGCCCTTGCCCACGCCCCGGCTGGCGCCGGTGACCAGTGCGATCTTCGACATCGGCGCCCCTACTCCGCGATCCGGGTGGCGTCGTCGAGTGGCCGGGTGATCGCCCACTGCCGGTCGAAGACACAGGTCGCGATCTTCCAGCTGCCGTCCTCGAGCCGGTACTCGTCGGTGTATTCGCCGGTGGCGACCGTCTCGGTGCGCTCGATCAGGTTGACCTGCCGGAACCGCAGCGTCCAGCGGCCGCTCGCGGTGCCGTCCGCGTGCACGGTGATGTCGGGATGCACGCCGTGGTGCATGTCGAGGATGGCGTGCTTGCCGTCCACCTTGTGCAGGGCGATCTTCGCGAACAGCGCGGCCATGCCGTCGGCGTCCATCGCGCCCAGCTCGCCGTAGTCCAGGGCCGAGCCCTCCGCGACGAAGCAGTCGCGGAACCCCTGGGGATCCTTGGCGTCGCAGGCGCGGAAGTAGCGGTGCTTGAGCGCGGTGATCGACTCGATCGCCGCCGTTCGCGCGAGGTGGCGCGCCAGCTCGTCGGGGGTTGCCGTCATGGCGATCACGGTACGACCGCGCCGGAGCCGCCGCCCGCGGTTTCTCCCGCTGATCGGGAACGAACCCCGGTCAGGCGGTGGGCACGGGCGTGCCCTCGATCCGCCACCGGGTCGACACCGCACGCACACACGGGGTTTCGCTCAGCGTGTCGACGGTGTCGGTGAGTGCCGACTCGG
It encodes the following:
- a CDS encoding pseudouridine synthase, with amino-acid sequence MNNSARRDGTPDRRKRTDQPRSGANRTAAPRGGTARTGQGGTRGEAPGRRGASAGGFQRDSGRRGTSAGGFQRDSEFGGRRGSSAGGFQRDSESGGRRGTSAGGFQRDGAGRRGTGSGGYQRTDDERGYPRGTGTGGQRGGAPRAGGTARPATSQAPARKTKTAKPQRKVVAPTILNNAKPARHQNAENTEGPAKLPWGEGERLQKVLAKAGVASRRAAEEMIAAGRVEVDGRIVREQGLRVDPENAVVRVDGTRVVVRDELVHLVLNKPKGWQSTMSDDLGRPCVGDIVAERIAAGQRLFHVGRLDADTEGLLLLTNDGEMAHRLMHPSFEVPKTYLATVQGEVNYRLIGKRLRDGVELEDGPAKVDKFMLLEAHEGRSLVKLVLHEGRKHIVRRLLDEVGHPVIRLVRTHLGPVALGDQRPGTLRVLGRDEIGKLYEAVQL
- the cmk gene encoding (d)CMP kinase, producing the protein MTGAGTLVVAMDGPSGTGKSSVSRRLATRLGARYLDTGAMYRVATLRVLRAGVDLADAAAIADTVAALPLSIGTDPGHEVIELDGEDVSAEIRGDAVTKAVSAVSAVAQVREQLVSLQREIAAMAGRIVVEGRDIGTVVLTGADAKIYLTASAEARAQRRNAQNIREGRGDDYAAVLADVQRRDTLDSTRTVSPLRPAADAVLVDTSDLTMDETIDELYRVVAQQLSATTGGSR
- the der gene encoding ribosome biogenesis GTPase Der produces the protein MIDEEVLVGDGTWSDETDWEIADLEGEHEDGEHLAMPTVAVVGRPNVGKSTLVNRILGRREAVVEDIPGVTRDRISYEASWAGRRFLVQDTGGWEPDAKGLQQHVARQAEVAMETADAILLVVDATVGATATDEAAVRKLRRSKIPVILVANKVDDQKVELEAASLWSLGLGEPRMVSAAHGRGTGDLLDDVLTALPETPREGTGAAGPRRVALVGKPNVGKSSLLNKLAGDERSVVHDVAGTTVDPVDSLVELGGKIWKFVDTAGLRRKVSNASGTEFYASLRTKSALEASEVAIMLIDASVPITEQDLRVISLVADSGRALVLAFNKWDLVDEDRRYMLEREIDRDLVRVPWAQRVNISAHTGRAVAKLVPQMETALESWDKRISTGRLNTWLKEVIAATPPPMRGGRQPRVLFATQASTRPPTFVLFTTGFLEAGYRRFLERRLREEFGFDGSPVRISVRVREKKERKK
- a CDS encoding YggT family protein, which translates into the protein MSLIGTVVGYLLTVFIVLLLVRMVLDWADLLGKLPPWAGKVRSVVYAATEPVLAPVRRVLPPVRLGGSALDLAFTVVFIVALILRSVAFSL
- a CDS encoding alpha/beta fold hydrolase yields the protein MLLHSLGANSLAWNHVLEDLGRDRVVYLPEMLGVPGLSVQTAPFTEENFGTWFGDLLDGLGLDRVHLVGYSQGGWQAMVIGTEQQRRLASLTVIEPGGTLTKIKWSVLWTMIKVGARPTDKNLRKMNAWLNPGVTLSDAEFAGVKASLGYAPAIGFPKMFTDERLTTLTVPTLWLFGSESLVVDTALARQRLRAYVPAPEIEVFAGAGHGIFHQIPDLVTARILDFTRRYEPTEARRGE
- a CDS encoding SDR family NAD(P)-dependent oxidoreductase, with translation MSKIALVTGASRGVGKGIALALGAAGWTVYLTGRGSAGDGGPLETAAAEVSARGGTGIAVHCDHRDDAQIAAVFARIDAEQAGLDLLVNNVWANPDGFAGFSDPFWRRPVDDWDTLIGVGLRAHYVASVEAARRMVPRGSGLIVNISSFGTRGYLHSVLYGMSKAGLDKMAADMAVELRDTGVTTLSLWPGIVRTEQVLAMGVEDIEGFPIAGAESPEFVGRVVVALATDPDVAARGGATLITAETAVEYGITDLDGNQPVSHRAAFGGGALFGVR
- a CDS encoding nuclear transport factor 2 family protein, whose protein sequence is MTATPDELARHLARTAAIESITALKHRYFRACDAKDPQGFRDCFVAEGSALDYGELGAMDADGMAALFAKIALHKVDGKHAILDMHHGVHPDITVHADGTASGRWTLRFRQVNLIERTETVATGEYTDEYRLEDGSWKIATCVFDRQWAITRPLDDATRIAE